Genomic window (Thermoanaerobaculia bacterium):
CGGCGGTCCAGCTCGGAAAAGGAAAGGACCTCGCGCCGGCCGAGGAACGCCGGCGCCTCCGGGCGGCCGGCGACGACTCGCTCGAACGCTTCGACGAACGTGGGCGTCCCGCTCACACGGTCCTCCCCGGCCTCCATCGAACGAGGCGACGGCTCGCGGCGGCCAGGAGCGCCTGGATCGCGATGCCGAAGAGCGAAGCCGCGACCAGCCCGGCCCAGAGATCGTCGATCGAGAAAGTCTGCCAGGCGCGCCAGATCCAGGAGCCCAGTCCGTCGTTGGCGGCGACGAGCTCGAGCGCGATCGTGATCACGAGCCCGATCGTGAGCGCGAGCCGGAGGCCCACGAGGATGAGCGGCAGCGCGCCGGGGAGGACGACGCGTCGAAACGTCCGCGCGCGCGACGCTCCGTAGTGCCGCGCGACCTCGAAATGGACGGGGCTGATCTCCGCCACTCCGGCCATCGTGTTGATCGCCAGGGGAAAGAACGCCGACACCGCGACGAGCGCCACCCGCGCGGTCTCGCCGATCCCGAGCGCGACGAGGAACAGGGGGAGCGCGGCGATCTTCGGAATCGCGTGTCCGGCCGCGAGCGCCGGGTCAAGGGTCCGGCGGGCGGAGACCGACCATCCGGCGAGGGCCCCGAGGCCGATCGCCAGCGGCGACGCGAGCGCGACGCCGGCGAGGACGCGGGCGGCGGTGATTCCGGCGGCCGCGGGGAGCGTGCCGTCGGCGACGCGGCGTCCGAGCGCGGCGAGGATCGCGCTCGGCGGGGGGAAGAAGATCGCCGCGCCTCGGGAGAAATGCCGCGCGGCGATCTGCCACGCCACACCGGCGACGACGACGGCCGTAAGGAGGGCGGGAAGGCCGGCGAAGCGCGAACGCGTCATCGGGCCGCCTCCAGCTCGCGCCTGGCCTCGTCCCGAAGGAGCTCCCAGACGGCACGCCGGATCTCGAGCGCCTCGGGGCTCGCGAGCGACTCCTCGCCGCGCGGCCGCGGCAGGAGAATCGTCATCGACGTGCGGAGCCGCGCGGGGCGTCCCGAGAGCACCAGGATGCGGTCCCCCAGGCGCATCGCCTCCTCGATGTCGTGGGTGACGAAGAGGACGGTCTTTCGCGACGCCGTCCAGAGGGCGAGCAGCTCCTCCTGGAGCAGGAGGCGGGTCTGGGCGTCGAGAGCGCCGAACGGCTCGTCCATCAGGAGCACCGGAGCGTCCGAGACGAACGCGCGCGCGATGCCCACGCGCTGCTGCATCCCGGCGGACAGCTCGTGAGGAAACCGGTCGAGGAAACGCTTCAGGCCGATCCGCGAGAGGAAAGCGGCGGCGATCCGGCGCTTCTCGTCCCGGGGAACGTCCCGGCGCTCGAGGCCGAAGGCTACGTTGTCGGCGACGGTCATCCATGGGAAGAGGCCGTGATCCTGGAAGACCATCGCCGTCGGAGGGCGACCGGGGCCGGCCGTCGTGTCGACCTCGGCGGCGCCGCCGGAGGGGAGCTGAAGCCCGGCGACGATCCGGAGGAGCGTCGTTTTTCCGCAGCCGCTCGGACCGACCACGCACGCGAACTCGCCGTTCGCGATCTCGAACGAGAGATCGTCGATGGCCGCGACGGGCTCGCCGTCGCCCGGGAAGACGTGCGAGAGGTTGCGGAGGCGCACCGGCACGGCGTCAATCTCCCCGCGCCGCGAGACGCGCCTGCCGGAGCGGTCCCGGATCCCAGATTCGGGAGAGGGGGATCGGCTGCTTCATCGCGCCGCGCGCGACGGCCCACT
Coding sequences:
- a CDS encoding ABC transporter permease, producing MTRSRFAGLPALLTAVVVAGVAWQIAARHFSRGAAIFFPPPSAILAALGRRVADGTLPAAAGITAARVLAGVALASPLAIGLGALAGWSVSARRTLDPALAAGHAIPKIAALPLFLVALGIGETARVALVAVSAFFPLAINTMAGVAEISPVHFEVARHYGASRARTFRRVVLPGALPLILVGLRLALTIGLVITIALELVAANDGLGSWIWRAWQTFSIDDLWAGLVAASLFGIAIQALLAAASRRLVRWRPGRTV
- a CDS encoding ABC transporter ATP-binding protein — its product is MPVRLRNLSHVFPGDGEPVAAIDDLSFEIANGEFACVVGPSGCGKTTLLRIVAGLQLPSGGAAEVDTTAGPGRPPTAMVFQDHGLFPWMTVADNVAFGLERRDVPRDEKRRIAAAFLSRIGLKRFLDRFPHELSAGMQQRVGIARAFVSDAPVLLMDEPFGALDAQTRLLLQEELLALWTASRKTVLFVTHDIEEAMRLGDRILVLSGRPARLRTSMTILLPRPRGEESLASPEALEIRRAVWELLRDEARRELEAAR